The stretch of DNA ACTGACTTTGGCCTCTCCGTCTTCTTCAAACACGGTGAGCGCTTCATTTGACCACCTCAGTCGGGTTGTATGGATTGAATTGTGGGAGATTCTTCCCGTGTTCGACTTGATGTGGATTTTGGTTTGACTTTGAACCGATTTCCGTGGATCGACAGGTTTGAAGTTGGGAAGTGCTAAAATTAGAGCTACGGAGTAGATACGAGACAGCAATTGGCTTATGCTTAATGTCATACTTAGATCTTGTAGATAGATATTATAGCTGTGATTCTTGTTGTGTGCTGTTGTTGGTATGGGGGTCTAGTGATCGACCATCTAACCTTACTACTTTGGGGACAGCTCTGGATTGGTGCACAATGTGATAATGAAATGGCATTGTAGATTTGCATTATATACACTTAGAGCACAGTGTTGTTTCTATCATTGATAGTTGAGGGGAAAAAGGATGGCATATATACCTGCAAAACATGCGGGCATGTGTATCAGAAATGATACCTAAAATTATCCGACGAAACCAGTTGCTTCACATGCAAACGGTTGGTCACCGCCGAAGATTCTTGTTGTTGTCGTGCTGTTTATCACTAGAAAGTAGAAAGTAGAGCTGGCTGTTAATTTTCTTTGTATTCACGGCATGTTTAGAGTGAGCTAAGGGCTACTATGCATCTTACAGGGGAGCAGTTTAAGGATCTCGTTGGAAGTGCGTATTATGTTGCTCCTGAGGTTCTGAAGCGGCACTATGGAGCAGAAGCTGACATATGGAGTGCGGGGATTATTCTGTACATCCTTCTGTCTGGTGTTCCTCCTTTTTGGGCAGGTGATGTGTGCCAATTCGCATCTCAGTTAgattttttgctttttatttatCTGCTAACGCGCATGTTCTATTTTCCAGACAATGAGGATGGCATATTTGAGGCTGTCTTGCTTGGTCACATAGATTTCTCATCTGACCCTTGGCCTTCAATATCTAATGGTGCAAAAGATTTGGTGAAGAAGATGTTGCGGCAAGACCCCAAAGAGCGCTTGACTGCTGCAGAAATTTTGAGTAATTATTCAAATGCTCTTTCTGTTATCATGTGACTGCACACACATTTCATAGCATGGCATTCTTATTTGTAAATAGATGTGCACTTGCCTAGTAGGTTAGTAGCAAATCAACATCAGCCATTCGTCCCAGTGTGTTCCATCTGTAGTTTTTTAAATCAAAAGCACTGCTAATAATGTTATACTTCTATTGGTAATTCAGAAGTAGATTACTGAGTTTATTTTCGTTGTTGAAGACCTGTCATCTTTTTTTAGGAACTAAATATTCATTTATGTACTGTTTGCAAATATACTTTCTTATCTAATACTTTACACATTTAGATCACCCATGGATTAGGGAAGATGGAGAGGCTCCAGATAAGCCACTTGACATTACTGTTATCAGTAGAATGAAGCAATTCCGGGCGATGAACAAGCTTAAGAAAGTTGCATTGAAGGTTATTGAAGACTTCATAATATTTACCTTCCCTACTGACATTGAGTTTCATTAGCAACTAAGTCTACTATTTTTCTCCATTATAACCAGATCGTTGCAGAGAACTTGTCTGAGGAAGAGATAACAGGCTTGAAAGAAATGTTCAGATCCCTGGACACTGATAACAGTGGGACAATTACTCTTGAAGAGCTAAGATCTGGTTTACCAAAACTTGGCACCAAAATTTCTGAATCAGAAATTACACAGTTAATGGAGGCGGTATGTTTGTACTCCACAGACATATACTCTTGTTTTTTTTACATGCTACATTTTCCCATACCATATGAATTCCCTAAGTTTAACCCAAATGACCTATCCAGTTCGGAAGTTTGGAAGCAACTACCTTActtaaaagaaaaagaaaataggCCACTTGCAACTTCACATAGCTTTCTTGACGATGATGTATCAATGTAGACCAGAAAATATCATTGTGTGCTCATTTGATGGGAAGAGTTTGATGGTAGCATTTAAAAGTGCTTTGCAACTGTTTCCAACTTTCGGTAGATCTAGCATAAGCCATTTTGTGTCCTTATTCTTTTTCCCTTTATTACAAAACAGGCTGATGTTGATGGAAATGGGACCATTGATTATTCTGAGTTCGTATCAGCGACAATGCACATGAATAGATTGGAGAAGGAAGACCACATACTTAAAGCATTTGAATATTTTGATAAGGACCACAGCGggtaattgaacttaaacttgaatgccaaattttgagttgtgactGTTTGCATTTTTTTTCTCATTGCTGAAATCTTTGTGTGCAGATACATAACAGTAGATGAGCTGGAAGAAGCTCTGAAGAAGTATGACATGGGGGATGATAAAACAATTAAAGATATTATCGCTGAAGTAGATACAGATCATGTAAGTCTATGTTACAAACATCAAAATCATTGCACATATAATCCACTTGTTCAGGAATGAAAAGTTTGATATGCGTGTGCCATGTGCACATGTCAGACTTCTTTCATGATGCTGTCATCTCTTTTGTTTTGCTTTTGCTAGGATTTACTCATCTATCTATATTAGTGATGTATATAAATGCATTGAACTAAATTCATGTAGATAAGTATAAATAAGAATGTGTGCAATATATCTTAACCAGTTTGTTAACCGATTCTATGACTCCATCCGTAAACTTGTATCGTCACTACTTCTGCTTCACCATGGAGAATGACAATCATTACTGACCCTATTTTACATTTTTGGAGCTATAACTTGAGTTAACAAATGGCTGCCTGGCTCAGTTCATCACGGTGCTAATAATTTGCTTCTTATTAATTGTTCAGGATGGAAGAATCAACTACCAGGAGTTCGTTGCCATGATGAGAAACAACAGCCCTGAGATTGTTCCAAATCGGCGGCGCATGTTCTAATTATCTTCCTGGCCCCATTATCGTCCAAGAATAATTTTGAGGGATGTGCCGCTTTGATGTTATTGTCCCTCATCTTTAGATTTGGCGTGTATTTCCTTGATCACATGATCGGTTTCATTGCTGCACCGAGGGTATTATGATCATATGCGTACTACCTCCTGATCATTTATATGAAAACAGGCGTTGTGTAACAGTTTTTTTAATGATTATGTTAAGCAGCGCTATATTATTCTGAACAAACATAGCTCAAATGTGGTTCTGAATGTCCATGATGAAATGTTGATCGATGCAGATGCGCCACCTACAA from Triticum urartu cultivar G1812 chromosome 3, Tu2.1, whole genome shotgun sequence encodes:
- the LOC125544156 gene encoding calcium-dependent protein kinase 1 produces the protein MGNRTSRHRRAAADQPATAPPPTAQPKPQPPPKPQTAPAPAPTPEAGQVAMGRVLGRPMEDVRATYTFGRELGRGQFGVTYLVTHKATGQRFACKSIATRKLVHRDDIEDVQREVQIMHHLTGHRNIVELRGAYEDRHSVNLIMELCEGGELFDRIIARGHYSERAAALLCREMVSVVHSCHSMGVFHRDLKPENFLFLNNKEDSPLKATDFGLSVFFKHGEQFKDLVGSAYYVAPEVLKRHYGAEADIWSAGIILYILLSGVPPFWADNEDGIFEAVLLGHIDFSSDPWPSISNGAKDLVKKMLRQDPKERLTAAEILNHPWIREDGEAPDKPLDITVISRMKQFRAMNKLKKVALKIVAENLSEEEITGLKEMFRSLDTDNSGTITLEELRSGLPKLGTKISESEITQLMEAADVDGNGTIDYSEFVSATMHMNRLEKEDHILKAFEYFDKDHSGYITVDELEEALKKYDMGDDKTIKDIIAEVDTDHDGRINYQEFVAMMRNNSPEIVPNRRRMF